CGTTTCCCGATGGACGCGATGATCAGCCGGGCGCCCTGCCGGGCGAAGACACTGCGCCGGCGCTCGCGCCCGGAGAGGCCGCCGCCTACGGCGCGTTGGAGAAATTCAGCACCGCGCGCGCCGCGGATTACGCTGCGAACGCACCCTATCCGGCGCGCGATGGGACTTCCAACCTCGCGCCGTACTTGCGCTTCGGCTGCATCAGCCCGCGAGTCGTGCACCGTGCGCTCGCGCGCCGCATGTCGTGGTCGTGGACCCTGGCGCAGGAACGCGCCTCGATGGGGCTGTTCTTGCGCCAGCTCGCCATACGCGATTTCTTCATCCAGCTGGCATACTTCGTCCCCGAGCTGCATGACGAATCGCTGCAGGAGAAGATGCGCTCATTTTCATGGTCGGATGACGGGGCGCTGCTGCAGCTGTGGCGCGACGGGCGGACCGGCTATCCATTGGTGGACGCGGCGATGCGCCAGCTGCGCGGCCAAGGGCTCGTGCACCAGCGCGCCGCGATCTGCGCCGCGTCGTTCTGCTGCTTCGACCTAGGCCTGGACTGGCGTTTAGGCCGGCGCGTCTGGATGGACGAGCATCTCGCCGCGGACGAAGCGCTGTGCGACGGGAATTGGCAGTGGTTGGCCGGCGTCGGCTCGGATCAAGCGGCCTACCCGCGCATCTATAATCCCGAGAAGCAGGCGCGCCAATTCGACGCGCAGGCCGTGTACGTGCGCCGCTGGATCCCCGAATTGCGCAAGCTACCCACCGCGGCCGCGCTCGCGCCATGGCGAGTCGACCGGCAGCACCAGATCGAGCTGG
This genomic interval from Candidatus Eremiobacteraceae bacterium contains the following:
- a CDS encoding deoxyribodipyrimidine photo-lyase, producing MSASLFWFRRDLRLTDNPGLHAAIAAGGPVFAVFCPDELARLNPRQSAFVAGSLRALRTALDKRDATLTVIGGSPGPALVETARRLGAQSVYCSRSYVRAERAVEFAAADSLRAAGIELHALKGDVVHEPEAVAHRKQSAGDGYRVFPPFLAAWQALDVDVPSGESFPDGRDDQPGALPGEDTAPALAPGEAAAYGALEKFSTARAADYAANAPYPARDGTSNLAPYLRFGCISPRVVHRALARRMSWSWTLAQERASMGLFLRQLAIRDFFIQLAYFVPELHDESLQEKMRSFSWSDDGALLQLWRDGRTGYPLVDAAMRQLRGQGLVHQRAAICAASFCCFDLGLDWRLGRRVWMDEHLAADEALCDGNWQWLAGVGSDQAAYPRIYNPEKQARQFDAQAVYVRRWIPELRKLPTAAALAPWRVDRQHQIELGFFTPGVYPRPVVDHERAAREFLARYRAFREM